Proteins encoded by one window of Desulfobacteraceae bacterium:
- a CDS encoding TIR domain-containing protein, translated as MPKIFISYRRSDSQMVAGRLRESLARRMGESAIFRDKNSIGAGEDWVRAIEESLTGNVIVLALIGPNWATARDAAGARRLDDPADWNRVELELALKGSARVIPILIDEARMPRGADLPGSLAQLARINALKLRDDDWESDVARLIQVVGSHGKRRWARRPMALAVAAAVVIAIVAAGWWWLGPFHGQRVLPEVVEKVAPGPAPEAGGAYLADIRERLRVEQQEGLELLFGRTHADRARAIALIDANLTHIDKALASFPDDVYLHTLAGYAAKNVYASSGGTDLLTPEQRKRYLGRARMHFETALGINPDDPGAVNGMGNVLFYEGKFDQAIMHHERAIELAGGSYPNAEHDLNLVMQVKSGARPFPK; from the coding sequence ATGCCGAAGATTTTCATCAGTTACCGCCGGAGCGATTCCCAAATGGTCGCCGGTAGGCTGCGGGAATCGCTGGCCAGGCGCATGGGCGAAAGTGCGATCTTCCGGGACAAGAACAGCATCGGCGCCGGGGAGGACTGGGTCCGGGCCATCGAGGAAAGCCTGACCGGAAATGTCATCGTCCTCGCCTTGATCGGCCCCAACTGGGCCACGGCCCGTGACGCAGCGGGCGCTCGCCGTCTGGATGACCCGGCGGACTGGAACCGCGTGGAACTGGAATTGGCACTCAAAGGATCCGCCCGCGTGATCCCGATTCTGATCGACGAAGCCCGCATGCCGCGGGGTGCAGACCTGCCCGGCAGCCTCGCGCAGCTTGCGCGCATCAACGCACTGAAGCTGCGCGACGACGATTGGGAATCGGATGTGGCGCGGCTGATCCAGGTTGTCGGGTCGCACGGCAAGCGGCGCTGGGCGCGCCGCCCGATGGCGCTGGCGGTGGCGGCCGCCGTCGTGATCGCCATCGTCGCGGCGGGCTGGTGGTGGTTGGGTCCCTTTCACGGGCAACGGGTCTTGCCTGAAGTCGTGGAGAAGGTGGCGCCGGGACCGGCGCCGGAGGCTGGGGGGGCGTACCTGGCGGATATCCGTGAGCGGCTGCGCGTCGAACAGCAGGAGGGGCTTGAGCTGCTTTTCGGGAGGACCCACGCCGACCGCGCCCGGGCGATCGCGCTTATCGACGCCAATCTGACCCACATCGACAAGGCGCTGGCGTCCTTTCCCGACGACGTCTACCTGCACACGCTGGCGGGCTATGCGGCGAAGAACGTGTATGCCAGTTCGGGCGGGACCGATCTCCTGACACCGGAGCAGCGGAAGAGGTACCTGGGCCGGGCCCGGATGCATTTCGAGACGGCGCTGGGAATCAACCCAGACGACCCGGGCGCCGTCAACGGGATGGGAAACGTGCTGTTCTACGAAGGCAAGTTCGACCAGGCCATCATGCACCACGAACGCGCCATCGAGCTCGCCGGCGGCTCCTATCCGAACGCCGAGCACGATCTGAATCTCGTCATGCAGGTCAAAAGCGGGGCCCGCCCCTTTCCCAAGTAA
- a CDS encoding AAA family ATPase, with the protein MKCPGCAHVNAPDARFCIQCGQMLGGVCPGCGAVNPAQGRFCSQCGAALTAGPFADAAPHPRVCQPEERRALPRPAAGERKHVTVLFSDMSGYTALTQRLDPEEVRDLMARLTHEITRVVARYEGFIEKFAGDAVMAVFGAIQAHEDDAIRAIIAAREIHERVAAYSRRYEEEIGQRLAMHSGINTGLVVTGSVDFEAGTHGIAGAPLNIASRLCALAGPGEILVGDDTYRHALGYFNFLALDPVAVKGVSVPVRIYRVVSLIGRPQKIHRFHGLRADLIGRSPELTTLAEALDRVRAGHGRLVTICGTAGTGKSRLVEEFRAVAGRAKVNWREGQCYPYSRNFTYFPFIDLLNRTLGIEEGDPAERVRAKIESGLDFVDHREEVVPYVGRLYNFDYPQLTRIGPETWRQRLQKAILDILTAMSRRAPTIICLEDLHWADPSSLELIRFLLSDFRYPALVILVYRPTLSLLSHQQTENLGEAYVEIRLEDLSPAETETMVGSLLKSQALPPELKRFVRDKAGGNPFYLEEIINSLVESGTLSPEKDGWVLRKTIGEARISATVHGVIAARVDRLEPAVKCILQEAAVIGRSFSHDILCRITDCETDLWHHLGSLETLDIIKARSFRPSVEYIFKHALTQEVVYGGLVTARRKAIHERVARVLEKLYADRLPESYEALAYHFQRGTSPDKAVTYLAASGAKSLGRYALEEAHRYYQSAYDRIGQHFTPPESDRQKIALINQWAFVHYYRGRYEELLQLLSDHRQSADRLTDDKNRGMFHAWLGCALWHRERFREAHQTLLTALSLAKEKEDMAFVGYASCWLAWVCSELGLLDEALAHAAKAQEIHRAGESDNFIYFSSVAATGYALWHKGEKAETAATGHSLLQFGREHGDYRAKGMGYCCLGWSALMGGDIPDACGFFEKAVLVSVDPWYAIFPKLALAYGLMVNGRVHEAKRQIAEGEAFCKEFGAEFGGQPARFFKGVILVGEGKVDEGLSLLEECCRNWRQNGSKLRFAAFGAMLAGIYSELYRKARAGGQAELALSAQKQAAAYFQDAVESAAEIGAKGTLARAYRAWGRFYQEQGDSDQARGCFTAAAAYFRSCGVENLAQQAEEDQRALEGEPGAGPTG; encoded by the coding sequence ATGAAATGTCCCGGCTGCGCCCACGTCAATGCCCCCGATGCCCGGTTTTGCATCCAGTGCGGACAGATGCTGGGCGGCGTCTGCCCCGGCTGCGGGGCCGTCAATCCGGCCCAGGGCAGATTCTGCAGCCAGTGCGGCGCGGCGTTAACGGCCGGCCCCTTCGCCGATGCCGCGCCGCACCCGCGCGTTTGCCAGCCCGAGGAGAGACGCGCTTTACCCCGGCCCGCCGCCGGGGAGCGCAAGCACGTCACCGTGCTCTTCTCCGACATGTCCGGGTACACGGCGCTTACCCAGCGCCTGGACCCCGAGGAGGTCCGCGACCTCATGGCGCGCCTGACGCATGAGATCACCCGGGTGGTGGCCCGCTACGAGGGCTTTATCGAGAAGTTCGCAGGCGATGCCGTCATGGCGGTCTTCGGCGCCATCCAGGCCCATGAGGACGACGCGATCCGGGCCATCATCGCCGCCCGGGAGATCCACGAGCGCGTGGCGGCCTACAGCCGCAGGTACGAGGAAGAGATCGGGCAGCGGCTGGCGATGCACTCCGGGATCAACACCGGGCTCGTGGTCACCGGCAGCGTGGACTTCGAGGCGGGCACCCACGGCATCGCCGGTGCGCCGCTCAACATCGCCTCCCGGCTGTGCGCCCTCGCCGGGCCGGGGGAGATCCTGGTGGGGGATGACACCTACCGCCACGCCCTGGGCTATTTCAATTTTCTGGCCCTGGACCCGGTGGCGGTCAAGGGCGTGAGCGTCCCGGTTCGGATCTACCGGGTCGTATCCTTGATCGGCCGGCCCCAGAAGATCCACCGCTTCCACGGCCTGCGGGCCGATCTGATCGGCCGCAGCCCCGAGCTCACCACCTTGGCCGAGGCTTTGGACCGGGTGCGGGCCGGACACGGCCGCCTGGTGACAATCTGCGGCACCGCCGGCACCGGCAAAAGCCGCCTGGTGGAGGAATTCAGGGCCGTCGCCGGCCGCGCCAAGGTCAACTGGCGCGAGGGCCAGTGCTACCCCTATTCCCGCAACTTCACCTACTTTCCCTTCATCGATCTCTTGAACCGCACCCTGGGCATCGAGGAGGGCGACCCGGCGGAGCGTGTGCGGGCGAAGATCGAATCCGGCCTGGATTTCGTCGACCACCGGGAGGAGGTGGTGCCCTACGTCGGCCGCCTCTACAACTTCGACTACCCGCAGCTGACCAGAATCGGCCCGGAGACCTGGCGCCAGCGGCTGCAGAAGGCGATCCTGGACATCCTGACGGCCATGAGCCGGCGCGCGCCGACGATCATCTGCCTGGAGGATCTGCACTGGGCGGACCCGTCTTCGCTCGAGCTGATCCGCTTTCTCCTTTCGGACTTCCGCTACCCGGCCCTGGTGATCCTGGTCTACCGGCCCACTTTAAGCCTCTTGTCCCACCAGCAGACCGAAAACCTCGGCGAGGCTTACGTGGAGATCCGCCTGGAGGACCTATCGCCGGCGGAAACCGAGACGATGGTCGGCTCGCTTCTGAAGAGCCAGGCACTGCCCCCGGAGTTGAAGCGCTTCGTGCGCGACAAGGCCGGCGGCAACCCCTTTTATCTTGAGGAAATCATCAACTCCCTGGTGGAATCCGGGACACTTTCGCCTGAAAAAGACGGCTGGGTGCTGCGCAAAACCATCGGCGAGGCCCGGATATCGGCCACCGTGCACGGGGTCATCGCCGCCCGGGTGGACCGCCTGGAGCCCGCGGTCAAATGCATCCTGCAGGAGGCGGCGGTGATCGGCCGCTCCTTTTCACACGACATCTTATGCCGCATCACCGATTGCGAGACCGACCTCTGGCACCACCTGGGCAGTCTGGAGACCCTTGACATCATCAAGGCCCGCAGCTTCAGGCCCTCGGTGGAATACATCTTCAAGCACGCCCTGACCCAGGAGGTGGTCTACGGGGGGCTTGTCACCGCCCGGCGCAAGGCGATCCACGAGCGGGTCGCCCGGGTCCTGGAGAAGCTCTACGCGGATCGGTTGCCCGAATCCTACGAGGCCCTGGCCTACCATTTTCAGCGCGGCACCTCCCCCGACAAGGCAGTGACCTACCTGGCAGCCTCCGGCGCCAAGAGCCTGGGGCGCTATGCCCTGGAGGAAGCCCACCGCTACTACCAGAGCGCCTACGACCGGATCGGGCAACACTTCACTCCGCCGGAAAGCGACCGCCAAAAGATCGCGCTGATCAACCAGTGGGCGTTCGTCCACTACTACCGCGGGCGCTACGAGGAACTGCTGCAGCTTCTGAGCGACCACAGGCAGAGCGCCGATCGGCTCACCGACGACAAAAACCGCGGCATGTTTCACGCCTGGCTGGGCTGCGCCCTGTGGCACCGCGAACGGTTCCGGGAGGCCCACCAAACGCTTCTGACGGCCCTTTCCCTGGCCAAGGAAAAAGAGGACATGGCCTTCGTCGGCTATGCCAGCTGCTGGCTGGCCTGGGTCTGCAGCGAGCTGGGGCTGCTCGACGAAGCGCTGGCCCACGCCGCAAAGGCCCAGGAGATCCACCGCGCGGGGGAAAGCGACAACTTCATCTACTTCAGCTCCGTCGCTGCCACAGGCTACGCCCTCTGGCACAAGGGCGAGAAGGCGGAGACCGCGGCGACCGGCCATTCTTTGCTGCAATTTGGCCGCGAGCACGGGGATTACCGCGCCAAGGGCATGGGCTACTGCTGTCTTGGCTGGAGCGCCCTGATGGGGGGCGACATCCCTGATGCCTGCGGGTTTTTCGAAAAAGCCGTCCTGGTCTCGGTCGACCCCTGGTATGCGATCTTCCCGAAGTTGGCCCTGGCCTACGGCCTGATGGTAAACGGGCGGGTCCACGAGGCCAAGCGCCAGATCGCCGAAGGCGAGGCCTTCTGCAAGGAGTTCGGGGCGGAGTTCGGGGGCCAGCCGGCGCGCTTTTTCAAGGGGGTGATCCTGGTGGGGGAAGGCAAAGTCGACGAGGGTCTCTCCCTGTTGGAGGAGTGCTGCCGCAACTGGCGCCAAAACGGCAGCAAGCTGCGCTTCGCCGCCTTCGGGGCGATGCTGGCGGGTATCTATTCAGAGCTCTACCGCAAGGCCCGCGCCGGGGGTCAGGCTGAGTTGGCGCTTTCCGCCCAAAAGCAGGCGGCGGCCTATTTTCAGGACGCCGTTGAATCGGCCGCGGAGATCGGCGCCAAGGGGACTCTTGCCCGGGCCTACCGCGCCTGGGGCCGCTTCTACCAGGAGCAGGGCGACAGCGACCAGGCCCGGGGGTGCTTTACCGCGGCCGCGGCTTACTTCCGTTCCTGCGGGGTGGAAAACCTGGCGCAACAGGCCGAAGAAGATCAGCGGGCCCTTGAGGGAGAGCCGGGGGCGGGGCCCACGGGATAG
- a CDS encoding type VI secretion system tube protein Hcp — MPANVFLRIDGIEGESTDDRHREWIAVLSFSWGCNQQARAFQAGSGGGSSRRADFADLTIVKPLDAATPLLFVACAKGEHIKEVVLELCRAGGDRLKFMEYKMSEVTVSGVTVSGDGGRDPTETVSFTYGKIEQTYVKQKHADGTGGGNVQAGWDLQANKPASSPSPPRLKLPGNR, encoded by the coding sequence ATGCCGGCGAATGTGTTTTTGAGAATCGATGGGATCGAAGGTGAAAGCACCGATGACAGGCATCGGGAGTGGATCGCGGTCCTCTCTTTTTCTTGGGGGTGCAACCAGCAGGCCAGGGCATTCCAGGCTGGCTCCGGAGGTGGGTCGAGCCGGCGGGCGGATTTTGCGGATCTTACCATCGTGAAGCCCCTGGATGCCGCAACGCCCCTGCTTTTCGTGGCATGCGCCAAGGGGGAGCACATCAAGGAGGTCGTTCTGGAACTCTGCCGGGCCGGCGGAGACAGGCTGAAATTCATGGAATACAAGATGAGCGAAGTTACCGTCAGCGGTGTTACCGTCAGCGGGGACGGCGGCAGGGACCCCACCGAGACGGTCTCTTTTACCTACGGCAAGATTGAGCAGACCTACGTCAAACAGAAACATGCAGACGGCACTGGCGGCGGAAACGTCCAGGCGGGATGGGACCTGCAGGCCAACAAACCCGCATCATCCCCATCGCCCCCAAGATTGAAGCTACCCGGTAATCGATAA
- a CDS encoding CHAT domain-containing protein has protein sequence MTTAKSFHVAGLEGATESPVTREVSISSNRRLLPRGLREAGAAEMVVQADEVVRVELDNGFVLWTRADDLVAEHGTRVLGRGGEPAWEIALRAPSRIRQRGERGWLKLGIRVLDFFGIDLAGKTAHGLSHKFEAKQLGGNTPGLYRCQMTGDFSLLPVSTENPIGDGQRPILVFLHGTASSTRGSFGKLWEAQNAQGEQARKVLGETYGERVFAFEHRSLTQSPIENALELAKILAKLLPEGAQLHLVSHSRGGLVGELLCLGQRDTQNDPLKSDYAELFQSDRTMARQLGLKPLDSKSKEARDEAYVKDRSLLEALRDLLDLKKFQVTRFVRVACPARGTTLASGRLDRWLSVLDFISGKGFFGDAVDFLLAVVKERTDPRTLPGLEAMMPGSALTRLLHHPHLKTGADLSVISGDIEGETLWGQIKLLATDWFYGAEHDLVVNTGSMFGGIRRPEKGARFQFDQGAAVCHFNYFENKKSINWLVSGLTRVDAGDGGFQPIEKAKHEEPRWREAVRRSRASGTPRPLAVVLPGTMGSALSVDGEPVWLNYWALMWGGLARLKAPQTQIDPTDLLDQFYGPLLEFLARSHRVEIFPYNWRDSVRDAAQKLADRLADWLPQAERMKQPVHIIAHSMGGLVVRAMMGDGGRGAELWQRIAALPNSRFMMLGTPNHGSYEAMRWLTGFNPTQAKLALLDLKNNMDAIINIVREFPGLLELLPFAAGDPDFSQPGLWRGLKDELNAHWKPARETVLAKARTTWDALGKTVPDPKLSVYVAGSQRATVADYELVPYEEPRLAGRKRLDFKGTSEGDGTVTWASGAIGNVPVWYLEDTAHDELCAKKRAFPGYLELLMTGATSRLSQVPPLAVRAGRRPEGLFSMPSVPPSDGIPDEEGLRSFGFGPSRPFDPAAAGRGVPAITVSVRHGDLAYASHPVLVGHYWGDTIVSAEEALNCRLDKMLTQRRDLGIYPGRLGTHALFFNRKKDAKPGGAIVVGLGQVGEISPNLLTSCVHDALLDYALKVSQWPDERFGPMGGSRSVRITSLLVATGAGGMSIRDSVCAILRGAVAVNRKLVDARMEDRVVIDRIEFLDLFEDVAITAAEALEVALADGELNLALDWPARVVEAGQGGRRRIRYGEAEGWWQRLEIVREKESDLLRFVATTNRARAEETLATGQLRLADRFILQASRSASANPEVAKTLFEMLLPNRLKEQAPKQDDLVLLLDDESARFPWELLEDRWSHSGRPPAVTSGLIRQRKTPKFRPHPAHAVDPTALVIGNPDLEGWNAFGDLPGARSEAQKVLAMLNANGFRAVGCIDERTDAILSGLHKDAWRILHLAGHGVHAFEIDDPVSEGNFEEVEKAPKGLSGRDVGKAPKRISGMVIGKNTILTPGDVEQMRWVPELVFVNCCHLGKTGPPSQVAYGLLAANLAMQFIDMGVKAVVAAGWAVDDGAAEAFAETFYHRLLSGEAFGEAVRAARQEIHLRFPNVNTWGAYQCYGDPAFRLHGDGSPETKKEKRAYFTPRELIADLDNHTQWIRMQMRAEDPVGSSLAAMGDQIGKYIKRIPESHREKWPKRADVAAALGFAWGETGAYRKAADWLEKAIKADRGDCPMRAVEQAANFKVRAAAAAWQDLRRLKAGEEREKRHRKLLEEVGQALDTLERLVQTGKSIERLNLLGGAFKRQVYILETREDRQKALESMMNTYRGAYDLDREDPYAFTNYALARVLLERIRKSRAATWRTELVAECRQTIDIARKRYEEKPDFWGAVAEADCLLVLLLANPNAAAQKMEEDAKAIVEKYRDAGLRGTSPRQMASIGEHLDFILEVYEAPNARIEEALTMIRNAI, from the coding sequence ATGACCACAGCCAAATCATTTCATGTTGCCGGCCTGGAAGGCGCCACTGAAAGTCCCGTCACCCGGGAGGTCTCCATTTCCTCCAATCGGCGGCTGCTGCCCCGGGGCTTGCGGGAAGCCGGGGCCGCCGAAATGGTGGTTCAGGCGGATGAAGTGGTCCGGGTGGAGCTCGACAACGGCTTCGTCCTGTGGACACGGGCGGACGACCTCGTCGCCGAGCACGGCACCCGGGTTCTTGGCCGCGGCGGCGAGCCTGCCTGGGAGATCGCCCTACGGGCGCCCAGCCGCATCCGGCAGCGGGGCGAACGCGGTTGGTTGAAGCTGGGCATCCGGGTGTTGGATTTTTTCGGCATCGATCTGGCCGGCAAAACCGCCCACGGCCTGAGCCACAAGTTCGAGGCCAAGCAGCTTGGCGGCAACACCCCCGGGCTCTACCGCTGCCAGATGACGGGGGACTTTTCCCTTCTGCCGGTAAGTACCGAAAACCCCATTGGCGACGGCCAGAGGCCGATCCTGGTGTTTCTCCACGGCACCGCCTCCAGCACCCGGGGGAGTTTCGGCAAGCTGTGGGAAGCTCAAAACGCCCAGGGGGAGCAGGCCCGCAAGGTCCTGGGGGAGACATACGGTGAGCGCGTTTTTGCCTTCGAACACCGCTCGCTGACCCAAAGCCCCATCGAAAACGCACTGGAACTGGCGAAGATCCTGGCGAAGCTCCTGCCGGAGGGTGCGCAGCTTCACCTGGTCAGCCACTCCCGGGGCGGGCTGGTGGGAGAGCTGCTCTGCCTTGGCCAGCGCGACACGCAAAACGATCCCCTCAAAAGCGACTATGCGGAACTCTTCCAATCCGACCGCACCATGGCCCGGCAGCTTGGCTTGAAGCCCCTGGATTCCAAATCCAAGGAGGCCAGAGACGAGGCCTATGTGAAGGACCGCAGCCTGCTGGAAGCGTTGCGGGACCTTCTGGATCTCAAAAAGTTCCAGGTGACCCGCTTCGTCCGGGTGGCCTGTCCGGCGCGCGGCACGACCCTGGCTTCGGGGCGGCTGGACCGGTGGTTGTCGGTGCTGGACTTCATCAGCGGCAAGGGGTTTTTCGGGGACGCGGTGGATTTTCTGCTGGCGGTGGTGAAAGAACGCACCGACCCCCGGACTCTGCCGGGTCTGGAGGCGATGATGCCGGGCTCGGCCCTCACCCGGTTGCTGCACCACCCGCACCTGAAAACGGGGGCCGATCTCTCGGTGATCTCCGGGGATATCGAGGGCGAAACCCTCTGGGGGCAGATCAAGTTGTTGGCCACCGACTGGTTCTACGGCGCCGAGCATGACCTGGTGGTCAACACCGGTTCCATGTTCGGCGGTATCCGGCGCCCGGAAAAAGGTGCCCGCTTTCAGTTCGACCAGGGCGCCGCGGTGTGCCATTTCAACTACTTCGAAAACAAAAAAAGCATCAACTGGCTGGTCTCGGGCCTCACCCGTGTCGATGCCGGCGACGGCGGTTTCCAACCGATCGAGAAAGCCAAGCACGAGGAGCCGCGCTGGCGCGAGGCCGTGCGCCGCAGCCGGGCGAGCGGCACGCCGAGGCCCCTGGCGGTGGTGCTGCCGGGGACCATGGGCAGCGCCTTGAGCGTGGACGGCGAACCGGTCTGGCTGAACTACTGGGCGTTGATGTGGGGGGGGCTGGCACGGCTCAAGGCACCCCAAACCCAGATCGATCCCACCGATCTGCTGGACCAGTTCTACGGTCCCCTGCTGGAGTTTTTGGCGCGCAGCCACCGCGTGGAGATATTCCCCTACAACTGGCGCGACTCGGTTCGCGATGCGGCCCAAAAACTGGCCGACCGATTGGCAGACTGGCTGCCCCAGGCCGAGCGCATGAAGCAGCCGGTGCACATCATCGCCCACTCCATGGGGGGGCTCGTGGTGCGCGCCATGATGGGCGACGGCGGCCGCGGCGCCGAACTCTGGCAGCGGATTGCGGCGCTGCCCAACAGCCGCTTCATGATGCTGGGCACCCCCAACCACGGCTCCTACGAGGCCATGCGCTGGTTGACCGGTTTCAACCCCACCCAGGCCAAGCTCGCCCTGCTGGACCTGAAAAACAACATGGACGCGATCATCAATATCGTCCGGGAGTTCCCCGGTCTCCTGGAACTGCTGCCCTTCGCTGCGGGGGATCCGGATTTCAGCCAACCGGGCCTGTGGCGGGGATTGAAAGATGAATTGAATGCGCACTGGAAACCAGCCAGGGAAACGGTTCTGGCAAAGGCCAGAACCACCTGGGATGCCCTGGGCAAAACCGTTCCCGACCCCAAGCTCAGCGTTTACGTGGCGGGCTCCCAGAGGGCCACGGTGGCCGATTATGAGCTGGTCCCCTACGAGGAGCCCCGCCTGGCCGGACGAAAACGGCTGGACTTCAAGGGCACCTCGGAAGGCGACGGCACCGTGACCTGGGCCTCCGGCGCCATCGGCAATGTGCCGGTCTGGTATCTGGAGGACACGGCCCACGACGAGCTGTGTGCCAAAAAACGGGCATTTCCCGGGTATCTCGAGCTGCTGATGACGGGGGCCACCAGCCGCCTGTCACAGGTGCCGCCGCTGGCGGTTCGCGCGGGGCGGCGGCCGGAAGGCCTTTTTAGCATGCCCAGCGTGCCCCCCAGCGACGGCATTCCCGACGAGGAGGGCCTGCGGAGCTTCGGCTTCGGCCCCAGCCGGCCTTTCGACCCGGCCGCGGCAGGCAGGGGGGTGCCCGCCATCACGGTCAGCGTCCGGCATGGTGATTTGGCCTACGCCTCCCACCCGGTCCTGGTGGGCCATTACTGGGGGGACACCATCGTCAGCGCGGAGGAGGCCTTGAACTGCCGGCTGGACAAGATGCTTACCCAGCGGCGCGATCTGGGCATCTATCCCGGGCGGCTGGGCACCCACGCCCTGTTCTTCAACCGGAAAAAAGATGCCAAGCCGGGGGGCGCCATCGTCGTCGGGCTGGGGCAGGTGGGCGAGATCTCACCAAACCTTCTCACGTCCTGCGTGCACGACGCCCTGCTGGACTATGCCCTGAAGGTTTCGCAGTGGCCGGATGAACGCTTCGGGCCCATGGGGGGGTCCCGCTCGGTCAGGATCACCTCCCTCCTGGTGGCCACGGGCGCCGGCGGCATGAGCATCCGGGATTCCGTTTGCGCCATTCTGCGCGGGGCCGTAGCGGTCAACCGCAAACTGGTCGATGCCCGCATGGAGGACCGCGTGGTGATCGATCGGATCGAATTTCTGGACTTGTTCGAAGATGTCGCCATCACCGCCGCCGAAGCCTTGGAAGTGGCTCTTGCTGATGGCGAATTGAACCTGGCGCTGGACTGGCCCGCGCGGGTGGTCGAAGCGGGGCAGGGCGGGCGGCGCCGAATCCGATACGGCGAGGCCGAGGGGTGGTGGCAGCGGCTGGAAATCGTCCGTGAAAAAGAAAGCGATCTGCTGCGCTTCGTTGCCACCACAAACCGCGCCAGGGCCGAGGAAACCCTTGCCACCGGCCAGTTGCGCCTGGCCGATCGCTTCATCCTGCAGGCCTCGCGATCCGCCAGCGCCAATCCCGAGGTGGCCAAGACCCTCTTCGAGATGCTTCTGCCCAATCGACTCAAGGAACAGGCCCCCAAACAGGACGATCTGGTATTGCTGCTGGATGACGAGTCCGCCCGTTTCCCGTGGGAACTGCTGGAGGATCGCTGGAGCCATTCGGGACGCCCGCCGGCGGTGACCTCGGGGCTGATCCGTCAGCGCAAGACCCCCAAATTCCGGCCCCACCCGGCACACGCCGTGGACCCCACCGCACTGGTGATCGGCAACCCCGACCTGGAGGGCTGGAACGCCTTCGGCGACCTGCCCGGTGCGCGCAGCGAGGCCCAGAAAGTGCTGGCCATGCTGAACGCCAACGGGTTCCGAGCCGTCGGCTGCATCGACGAGCGAACCGACGCCATCCTCTCCGGGCTCCACAAGGACGCCTGGCGGATCCTGCATCTGGCCGGCCACGGGGTGCACGCATTCGAGATCGACGACCCCGTGAGCGAAGGGAATTTTGAAGAGGTCGAGAAAGCCCCAAAGGGCCTGTCAGGCAGGGACGTCGGAAAGGCCCCGAAGCGCATTTCCGGCATGGTCATCGGCAAGAACACCATCCTGACGCCGGGGGATGTGGAACAGATGCGCTGGGTGCCGGAACTGGTCTTCGTCAATTGCTGCCACCTGGGCAAGACCGGCCCACCGTCCCAGGTCGCCTACGGCCTGCTGGCGGCCAACTTGGCCATGCAGTTCATCGACATGGGGGTCAAGGCGGTGGTGGCAGCCGGCTGGGCCGTGGATGACGGCGCTGCCGAGGCCTTTGCGGAAACCTTTTATCACCGCCTGCTCTCCGGGGAGGCCTTCGGCGAGGCCGTCAGGGCGGCGCGCCAGGAAATCCATCTGCGCTTTCCCAACGTCAACACCTGGGGCGCATATCAGTGCTACGGCGACCCCGCGTTCCGGCTGCACGGAGACGGCTCCCCGGAGACGAAAAAGGAGAAAAGGGCCTATTTCACCCCCCGCGAACTGATTGCCGACCTGGACAACCACACCCAGTGGATCCGGATGCAAATGCGCGCCGAAGACCCCGTTGGATCGTCGCTCGCCGCCATGGGGGATCAGATCGGAAAATACATCAAACGGATCCCGGAATCCCACCGCGAGAAATGGCCAAAGCGCGCCGATGTGGCCGCCGCCCTGGGTTTTGCCTGGGGCGAAACCGGTGCCTACCGCAAGGCGGCGGATTGGCTGGAGAAGGCCATCAAGGCCGACCGGGGCGACTGCCCCATGCGGGCCGTGGAGCAGGCCGCCAATTTCAAGGTGCGTGCAGCCGCTGCGGCGTGGCAGGATCTGCGACGGCTGAAGGCCGGCGAGGAACGTGAAAAAAGGCACCGGAAACTTTTGGAAGAGGTCGGCCAGGCGCTGGACACCCTGGAGCGTCTGGTGCAAACCGGCAAGAGCATCGAGCGGCTGAACCTCCTGGGCGGGGCCTTCAAACGCCAGGTCTATATTCTCGAAACCCGTGAAGACAGGCAAAAGGCCCTTGAAAGCATGATGAACACTTACCGCGGCGCCTATGACCTGGACCGCGAGGACCCTTACGCCTTCACCAATTATGCCCTGGCCAGGGTACTTCTGGAGCGGATCCGCAAATCCCGTGCGGCGACCTGGAGGACGGAATTGGTAGCCGAATGCCGCCAAACCATCGACATCGCCCGCAAGCGCTATGAAGAAAAACCCGATTTCTGGGGTGCCGTGGCCGAAGCGGATTGCCTGCTGGTCCTGCTCCTGGCCAACCCGAATGCGGCAGCCCAAAAGATGGAAGAGGACGCCAAGGCCATCGTGGAAAAGTACCGGGATGCCGGCCTGCGGGGCACCAGCCCCCGGCAGATGGCCTCCATCGGGGAGCACCTGGATTTCATCCTGGAAGTCTACGAGGCACCCAATGCCAGGATCGAGGAGGCCTTGACGATGATTCGAAACGCGATCTGA